A section of the Apodemus sylvaticus chromosome 10, mApoSyl1.1, whole genome shotgun sequence genome encodes:
- the LOC127693875 gene encoding keratin-associated protein 4-6-like: MVSSCCGSICSEEGCGQGCCQPSCCQTTCCRTTCCRPSCCVSSCCRPSCCVSSCCRPSCCVSSCCRPQCCQSVCCQPTCCRPSCCISSCCQPCCGSSCCGSSCCRPCCRPCCCLRPVCGQVCCQTSCYRPTCVISTCPRPMCCATPCC; encoded by the coding sequence ATGGTCAGCTCCTGTTGTGGCTCTATCTGCTCTGAGGAGGGCTGTGGCCAAGgctgctgccagcccagctgctgccaGACCACCTGCTGTAGGACCACCTGCTGCCGCCCCagctgctgtgtgtccagctgctgcagacccagctgctgtgtgtccagctgctgcagacccagctgctgtgtgtccagctgcTGCAGACCCCAGTGCTGCCAGTCTGTGTGCTGCCAACCCACCTGCTGCCGCCCCAGCTGCTGCATTTCCAGCTGCTGCCAACCCTGTTGTGGCTCTAGctgctgtggctccagctgctgcCGCCCCTGCTGCCGCCCCTGCTGCTGTCTGAGACCAGTCTGTGGTCAGGTCTGCTGCCAAACCAGTTGCTACCGCCCCACCTGTGTCATCTCCACCTGTCCCCGCCCCATGTGCTGTGCCACCCCCTGCTGCTGA
- the LOC127693873 gene encoding keratin-associated protein 4-6-like isoform X2 yields MVSSCCGSVCSEEGCGQGCCQTTCCRPTCCRPSCCVSSCCRPSCCVSSCCRPSCCVSSCCRPSCCVSSCCRPSCCVSSCCRPQCCQSVCCQPTCCRPICGQVCCQSTCYRPTCVISTCPRPMCCATPCC; encoded by the exons ATGGTCAGCTCCTGTTGTGGCTCCGTCTGCTCTGAGGAGGGCTGCGGCCAAGGCTGCTGCCAGACCACCTGCTGCAGGCCCACCTGCTGCCGCCCCagctgctgtgtgtccagctgctgcagacccagctgctgtgtgtccagctgctgcagacccagctgctgtgtgtccagctgctgcagacccagctgctgtgtgtccagctgctgcaggcccagctgctgtgtgtccagctgcTGCAGGCCCCAGTGCTGCCAGTCTGTGTGCTGCCAGCCCACCTGCTGCCGCCCCA TCTGTGGTCAGGTCTGCTGCCAAAGCACTTGCTACCGTCCCACCTGTGTCATCTCCACCTGCCCCCGCCCCATGTGCTGTGCCACCCCCTGCTGCTGA
- the LOC127693873 gene encoding keratin-associated protein 4-12-like isoform X1 translates to MVSSCCGSVCSEEGCGQGCCQTTCCRPTCCRPSCCVSSCCRPSCCVSSCCRPSCCVSSCCRPSCCVSSCCRPSCCVSSCCRPQCCQSVCCQPTCCRPSCCRPSCCISSCCQPCCGGSSCCSPCCRPCCRPCCRPCCCLRPVCGQVCCQSTCYRPTCVISTCPRPMCCATPCC, encoded by the coding sequence ATGGTCAGCTCCTGTTGTGGCTCCGTCTGCTCTGAGGAGGGCTGCGGCCAAGGCTGCTGCCAGACCACCTGCTGCAGGCCCACCTGCTGCCGCCCCagctgctgtgtgtccagctgctgcagacccagctgctgtgtgtccagctgctgcagacccagctgctgtgtgtccagctgctgcagacccagctgctgtgtgtccagctgctgcaggcccagctgctgtgtgtccagctgcTGCAGGCCCCAGTGCTGCCAGTCTGTGTGCTGCCAGCCCACCTGCTGCCGCCCCAGCTGCTGCCGCCCCAGCTGCTGCATCTCCAGCTGCTGTCAGCCCTGCTGTGGTGGTTCCAGTTGCTGCAGCCCCTGTTGCCGTCCCTGCTGTCGTCCCTGCTGCCGCCCTTGCTGCTGTCTGAGACCAGTCTGTGGTCAGGTCTGCTGCCAAAGCACTTGCTACCGTCCCACCTGTGTCATCTCCACCTGCCCCCGCCCCATGTGCTGTGCCACCCCCTGCTGCTGA